A window of the Miscanthus floridulus cultivar M001 chromosome 14, ASM1932011v1, whole genome shotgun sequence genome harbors these coding sequences:
- the LOC136503058 gene encoding secreted RxLR effector protein 161-like, whose product MDVKSAFLNNDLKEEVYVHQPLGFAIPGKEGKTAYAKRIVELAGLTDYNPALTPMEKRLKLSRDSTTEEVDTMQYWRLVGSLCYLAHTRPDLAVSVGYISRFMQRSTTEHQQAVKRIICYIVGTLDHGLYYPRCLAAAHFIGYSHSDHADDINTSKSTSGILFLLGKCLVNW is encoded by the exons atggacgtcaagtcggcgttccttaacaaCGACttaaaggaggaggtctacgtgcaccagccgctgggatttgcgatccctggcaaggagggcaag accgcctatgcCAAGCGCattgttgagctagctgggctcactgactacaacccagctctcactccgatggagaagaggctgaagctgagccgcgacagcacgacggaagAGGTGGACactatgcagtactggcgtcttgtggggagcctttgctacctcgcccacacacggccagaCTTGGCAGTCTCCGTCGGCTACATTAGTCGCTTCATGCAGCgatcgacgacggagcaccaacaggctgtgaagaggatcatctgcTACATtgtggggactctcgaccacggcctctactaccctaggtgccttGCGGCGGCACACTTCATCGGGTATAGCCACAGCGACCACGCCGATGACAtcaacaccagcaagagcacgagcgggatcctcttcctcctcggcaagtgcctcgttaacTGGTAG